The DNA sequence GAATTAATATTTGCATGTGTTGCACAGATGTGGTAAAATCTAATTTGCATCTTTATGCTCGTTTTTATAAAATGAAGAGAATTCTTCAAGGTGGGAGACATTTGGCAGAACGTATTTCAGAAGAAAAATTAGCGCAAATCAGAACCGAAACGAATATTGTTGATGTCGTCAGCCAATATGTACAACTCAAAAAAAGAGGCAAGAATCATTTCGGATTTTGCCCGTTCCATGACGAGAAGACCCCCTCTTTTTCTGTCGCAGAAGAAAAACAGATTTTCCACTGTTTCAGCTGCGGAAGGGGAGGGAATGTTTTTACTTTCTTGATGGATGTCGAGGGTATTTCATTCGTTGAAGCAGTCATTAAGACAGCCGAATTAAGCAACATCGCCTTGGATTTCTCGTACGAAAATCATGCCCAGGATAATCCGCTGCAGTCGAAGAAAGAAAAGCTGATCCAAATCCATGAGGAAGCAGCTGCTTTTTACCATCAGGTCTTGATGAATACCGTTACGGGCCAAGCTGCGCTGGATTACATGATCCAACGCGGCTTCACGCCGGAGACGCTTAAAGAGTATCAAATTGGCTTTTCCCCTTCCAATCGGACGGCGCTCTTTCAAATGCTAAAAGCGAAGACATTCGATGAAGGACTCCTTCAGGAAAGTGGCATATTCACGGACAGACAAGGCCAAAACGAACTTTACGATCGGTTCTCGGCCAGGATCATTTTCCCATTGCGTAACGCTAAAGGAAAGACAGTCGCTTTTTCCGGCAGAATTCTGCATGCTTCCCCGGTGGATGATACAGGTTACCATGAAGCAAAATATCTGAACAGTCCCGAAACGCTCTTGTTCAACAAACGTGATTTCCTTTTCAACTTCGATAAAGCCCGCAGTGAGATCCGCAGACATTCCGAAGTGATCCTTTTCGAAGGGTACATGGATGTCATATCCGCTTGGCAAGCGGGTGTGAAAAATGGCGTCGCCTCGATGGGGACCAGTCTGACGGATGAGCAGAACCGGATATTGACGAAGACGGCCGATAAAATAGTCATTGCCTATGACGGCGATCGTCCCGGTGTCGAGGCGACCAAGCGCGCCATTGAGATACTGGAACGCAATAAGCACTTCGACATCTCGATTTTCCCGCTGGAAGCCGGCATGGACCCGGATGAATACATCCAGCAGAAAGGTCCGGAGGCATTCGCCAAGGCACTGAAAAATAGCCGCGAGACCGTCATCCAGTTCTATTCACGCTACCTCAAGATGAATCTGAACCTGGATTCCGAAAAAAATCGCATCACCTACATCGAAACCATGCTCAAGGCATTGGCGCCCTTGGATTCTCTGATCGAAAGAGAGCTCTACATGAAGGATATCGCGGATGAATTCAGCATACCGATCGATATCCTGCAGAAACAGCTGAAGGGTTATCAACAAGAGGTGCTTCAGCAGCGGCCTGAGCGCGAACCGCTCAGGCGGGCTGCGCCGCATGCTGCTGCGCCCCATGCGATGTATCCGAGCACGAACAAACGCAAAGTGACTCAGGCAGAGCAAAGTGAGAAGCAACTGCTTTACCGTCTGTTTCATTTCGAGGAAGTCTGGTCGTATCTGAATGAGATTGATGCGGATTTCAATTTCATCCATGATGACTACCAGACGATCTACATTTTGTATGAAGAGTTTTTCAGGCAGACTGGATTGATCGGGAATATCGACCAATTTTTGGACCGCATCAATAATCCGGCTCTTCAGAATGTGATTACGGAGATCGAATGGTTCCAATTGGATTCGGAAGTCACCTATCAGGAAATTCAGGATCTCGTCCATATCATCCGGGATAAGTCGTCCCTTCAGGATCAACTGACAAAAAAACAGGCTGAAATGAAGGAAGCCCGAAAGAAAAATGACAATGAGCGTCTGAAGACAATCATGTTGGAAATTGTTTCCCTTTCAAAAGAATTAAAAGCAATAAAGAAATAGCCCGCATCGAATGGAGGAATCATTTTATGGCAATCGAAAAAAATGATCAAGGTTTAACGTTAGAACAGGTAACCAAAAAACTGATCGCAGAACACAAATTATTGGGGTCCGTCTTCTACGACGAATTGGCCGATAAAATAGCTACACCTTTCCAATTGGACGCGGACGACATGGATAAACTGATACAAAAAATGGAAGACGGCGGCGTCAGTGTCGTAGACGCAGACGGCGGTCCGACTGCCCGTCAACTTGCCAAAGAAACGGTAAAGCCTGAAAAACCGGCTGCAGCCAAAAAGGATGAAGAGGAAGACCTGATGGCGGTGCCACCTGGTGTGAAAATCAACGACCCAGTGCGCATGTACTTGAAGGAAATCGGCCGCGTGCCTTTGCTGAACGCAGAGGAAGAAGTCAATTTGGCCTTGCGCATCAAAGATGGCGATCAGGAAGCGAAACAGCAATTGGCTGAGGCCAACTTGCGTCTGGTCGTTTCCATCGCGAAACGTTATGTAGGCCGGGGCATGCAATTCTTGGATCTGATCCAGGAAGGCAATATGGGTCTGATGAAAGCTGTCGAAAAATTTGACCATACGAAAGGGTTCAAATTCTCCACCTATGCCACTTGGTGGATTCGTCAAGCCATCACCCGCGCCATCGCCGACCAAGCCAGAACGATCCGTATCCCTGTGCATATGGTGGAAACAATCAATAAATTGGTCCGGATCCAACGGCAATTGCTGCAGGACCTTGGACGCGAACCTACGCCTGAAGAAATCGGTGCCGAGATGGACCTTCCGACTGAAAAAGTCAGAGAGATCCTGAAGATCGCCCAAGAGCCCGTTTCCTTGGAAACCCCTATCGGGGAAGAGGACGATTCGCATTTAGGCGATTTCATCGAAGACCAGGAAGTCCTGAGTCCGGCTGAGCACACTGCCCAAACGCTTCTGAAGGAACAACTTGAGGAAGTGTTGGACACTTTGACTGATCGCGAGGAAAACGTCCTGCGTCTGCGTTTCGGTCTTGATGACGGAAATGTACGGACTTTGGAACAAGTGGGGAAAGTGTTCGGCGTCACCCGTGAGCGGATCCGTCAAATCGAAGCAAAAGCTTTGCGCAAACTGCGTCACCCAAGCCGTTCGAAACAATTAAAAGATTTTCTTGAGTAATAAGCGCCTAACCCGAGGTATTGCACTCGGGTTTTTCTTATGCCCTTTTCTGAATGATGTAAGGATTAGTGGGATATATGAAATGGAATTATGCTAAAATAGAGCTATCAGCAAAAATGGAAATGGAGGGATGAGGTTGAACATTCAACAATTATCCGTAAGACTCGGGACAGTCGCAAGTTTTGTGCCGGAAAACGCCAGACTGGCCGATATAGGCTCGGATCACGCTTATTTGCCTTGTGTTCTGGCGGCGCGCAACGTCATCAGTTACGCATTGGCAGGGGAAGTCGTGAAAGGCCCCTTCGAATCGGCAACGGAACAGATCAGAACATCAGGAGTAGGCGATCGCGTCAGCGCCAGATTAGGCGATGGCATGGATGTGATTGAACCGACGGATCATATAAACGTCGTCACCATCTGCGGGATGGGTGGGGACTTGATTTCCAAGATTCTGGAAAAAGGCAGATTGAACGGTAAGTTGGTCGGTGTGGAACGGCTGATCCTTCAGCCAAACAACGGAGAAAAGAAACTGCGTGAATGGCTGATCGGCCACTCATACAAAATCATCGACGAAACGATATTGGAAGAAAACGGAAAGATTTATGAAATCATCGTTGCTGAAAAGGCGGTAACAACGGAGAACTACTCTGATCTGGAATACAGCTTCGGCCGTTTCCTGCTTCAGGAAAAAAATGAGACTTTCCGCAAAAAATGGTTATCCGAAATCGATAAATGCCAATACATATTGGACAGCATGCAAAAAGCAAGCAACAATCTGAATGAAAAAGAACAGCAAGTGATCAATAAAATCAATGAAATTAAAGAGGTGCTGGAATGAAAAGCATTACTGGTTATGAATTCATCGAGTTATTCGAATCGCATGTTCCGAATTGGCTGGCAGAGGATGGGGATCCGGTGGGACTCCATTTGGGCGATTTGAGCCGTCCGGTCCGCCGTATTATGGTGACGCTCGATGTTCGTCCGGAAGTCGTTCAGGAGGCCATCGAGAAGCAAGTCGATTTTATCTTCTCCCATCATCCGCCAATCTACAGACCGCTAAAAAATTTGGACGTTTCAGATAAGCAAACGAAAATGTACGTCGATCTGCTGAAGCATGACATCAGCGTGTATGCGGCCCACACGAATCTGGATAATGCGACTAACGGAATGAACGATTGGCTTTCTGAGGCATTGGGGCTGTTGGATGTCGAAATCATGGATGTCACGAAGCGTGTGCCTGTGAAAAAAATATCCGTATGCGTGCCGAATGCCGAATGCAATCGTGTCCGCTTGGCTATGACCGATGCGGGAGCGGGGAACATTTCCGACGAATACAGCCACTGCTCCTTTGAGGCGCAAGGGGTTGGCCGTTTCACGCCGCTGGAAGGCGCAAAACCTGCCATCGGCCATATCAACGAACCGGAGGAAGTCCAAGAGAAAAAAATTGAGATGATCGTCGAAGACAAATGCTTGGCTGACGTCTTGGAGGCGTTGTATGAATCGCATCCATACGAAGAGCCCGTCTATGAAATCTACACGATCAACAATTTCCAACGCGAATACGGCCTGGGTAGGGTCGGCAATTTGGCTTTGCCGATGTCGCTGCGTTCCTTTATCCAGTACGTCAAGGATGTTTTCCAGATCGAGGGCATGCGTTTCATCGCAGCCGATTTGGATCAGACGATCAGTCGCGTTGCCATCTGCGGCGGGGATGCCGGTAAATATTATCGGAAAGCGATCAAAAAAGGTGCGGATGTGTACATCACTGGCGACGTCTACTACCACACTGCCCACGATATGCAAGCTGATGGACTGACGGTCATCGACCCGGGCCATCACATCGAACAGATCTGCAAACCGAAATTATTGGAATTATTCAATGAATGGAAAAAAGAAAATGAATGGGATCTGGAAGTCATCGCTTCCGAAATCAACACGGATCCTTTCATTTTCGACAGTCAATTGTGAGAGGATGTCAATGAATGCAAGAAAAATTAGTGGACCGTTTTTTGAAATATGTTAAATTCGAGACAAGATCGGATGAAAAAAGCCTGGCAGTGCCTTCTACCCAAAATCAGGTGGACTTCGCAAAAACGGTTTTGATGCCGGAACTGGAAGCCATCGGACTTTCGGATATCCAATACAATCCTGCCAATGGCTTCGTAACGGCACTTTTGCCGCGCAACTCCGAAAAAGCGTTCCCTGCGATCGGGTTCATCGCCCATATGGATACGGCTGATTTTGAAGCGGCGAATGTAAATCCGCTTATTTGGGACCACTATGCGGGCGGCGATCTGATTTTGGATGCGGAAGCACAAGTGATCCTTTCGCCGAAGGATTTCCCTTCTTTGAAGAACTACATCGGTCAGACGTTGATCACTACCGACGGAAAAACATTGTTGGGTGCGGACGACAAAGCCGGCATCGCCGAAATCATCACAGCGTTGGAAGCGATAAAAGCAGCGGATGACATAGAACATGGGGACATCAAAGTCGCTTTCGGACCGGATGAAGAAATCGGACGCGGTGCTGATCTTTTTGATGTGGCCGGTTTCGGTTGCGACTTTGCCTATACGATGGACGGCGGTCCGTTGGGGGAACTTGAATTTGAAAGCTTCAATGCCGCGCAAGCCATCGTAACGATCCATGGCAAAAATGTGCACCCAGGCACTGCCAAAGACACGATGGTGAATGCGATCAAATTGGCCATCGCGTACGACAGCGCGTTGCCGCAAAATGAAGTCCCTGAACAAACCGAAAAGCGCGAAGGCTTTTATCACCTGTTGGGCATTGAAGGCAGTGTGGAAGAAAGCAAGATGACCTACATCATCAGGGATCATGATAAGGATCTTTTTGAGAACAGGAAAACGACCATGCTTGCGCTGGCGGAGCGCATGAACAAGGAATTGGCTGAAGAGCGCATCACTGTCGAAATGCACGATCAGTACTACAACATGGGGGAAGTGCTGAAAAAAGATATGCGTCCAGTCGATCTGGCGGAAGCGGCGATGAAGGCATTGGGAATCACCCCGATCATCGAACCGATTCGCGGCGGTACGGACGGATCCAAATTGTCCTTCATGGGTCTGCCTACTCCGAATATCTTTGCCGGGGGAGAAAACTTCCACGGGCGCTATGAATTTGTGTCTGTCCAATCAATGGAAAAAGCAGTAGCAGTCATCGTGGAAATCATCAGACAAAGCCAAGGATACGGAAAGCAATGAGAAATCCAGTGCTGATTTATCTCATCCTGGTGAATGCCGTGCTTTTCATCATGATGGGCATCGACAAAAAGAAGGCGCGGCAAAAGGCTTGGCGCATTCCGGAGCGCAATCTGCTCCTGTTGGGACTTTTCGGCGGCGGACTGGGCGGACTGCTGGGGATGCAACACTTCCGCCATAAAACCAAACACCTGACTTTCAAGGTAGTCTTCGTTTTGGGCACGCTCCTGAGCGGGATAACATCCTATATCGTATTTTTATGAAAAGAAAATGCCACTATTTCCCATTCCGGGAGATAGCGGCATTTTTTTCATATAAAATAATGTCAGCGGAAAAGTGCATCACCGTTGGTGCATTATACATTTGCAAGATGTTTGGTGCATCCAAAATTATGGCTAGCGGAATAAGCCTGCCTCTCGGAAATTAGATAAATCTGACCCATTGCGCTCTACGATGCTCATTCAGGGCCAGATTTCCTAAATTTCTTTCGAGGCAGAGCGGCTTATTCCGCTTTTCTTATTTGTTCTTCATCAGGAATTGGAAGGATACGGCTTCGGGGCCGGCGTGGGTCATGACGCTGGCGCTGGCATAGGAAGTGTACATCCGGGCATTGGGGAAGGCACTTTTCAGCATGCCGATGATTTGGTTCGAATATTCCGACAAACCGTCATGCGTGATGCCGATCGCTTCAACATCCAGGTATTTTTCTTTCAGTTCTGCGATGATCTCTTCATAGCGTTTTACGATTGCTTTTGTGCCGCGGCCTTTGATGTCGGTAGTCAACGCGCCGTCGATCATTTTCAGGTTCGCTTTGATGTTCAGCAGCGTCGTGATGCGTCCCATCGTTTTTCCGATGCGTCCGCCCTTGACCATGTTTTCCAGGTTGACGACACAGATGTAAAGCAGGGTACGATCCTTAACGGCAGTGACCCGAGGCAACGCTGCTGCCACAGACAATCCTTCTTCGGCACATTTGGCGGCTTCCAACACTTGGAAGGCGGTAGCTCTTGCGCAAAACTTCGAATCGATGACGGTAACTTTACCGTGGGCAAGTTTAGCCGCTTGGTGAGCAGAATTCACGGTTCCGCTCAATGTTTCAGTGACATGGATGGACAAAACTTCGCTGCCATCAGCTGTCAGTTCATTATATTTATCCAAAAAAGTACCCATGGCTGGCTGGGATGATTTTGGCAGTTCCTTGCTGTTCATCATTTTTTCGAGGAACTCAGGTTTGGTTATGGTGATGCCGTCGTAATACAGCACATTGTCGATCATGGATGAAAGCGGGATTACGGTGATTCCATATCTGTCAATTTCTTCTGCGGACAATTCCGTTGTGGAATCGGTCACAATTTTGAAGTTTGGCATGTTGATTCTCCTTAAGTACAGTCGTATTTCCTTAAGCATAGCAGATTTTTCAGAAAAAGTAACGAAGTTATCATTTGATTTGTAAGCATATTCTTCCATTGTGGATGTTTTTATGTGTACAATAGATTATGCTATAATAGGTTAGTTGTAGAAGAAAGTAGGTTGCAGATATATGGACGGAATATTACCTTTATGGAAAGAACGCGGCATGACAAGTCATGACTGTGTATTCAAACTGAGAAAAATACTGAAAACAAAAAAAGTCGGGCATACCGGGACTTTGGATCCGGAAGTTGATGGCGTTTTGCCGATCTGCATCGGGAAAGCCACAAAAGTCGTCGAATTTTTGACTGACACGGATAAAGCGTATGAAGGGGAAATCACTATCGGAGTCGCCACAACGACTGAAGACAGCCAAGGCGAAACGATCGCGAAGACACCGGTTGCGCAGGACCTGCCTTTGGCTGAAATCGATGCAGCGATGGAAGCCATGGTTGGCGAAAGCATCCAAGTTCCGCCGATGTACTCCGCTGTCAAAGTGAACGGAAAAAGGCTCTACGAATACGCCCGCAAAGGGTTGACCGTCGAAAGGCCGAAAAGAAGCATCCAGGTCATGAGTTTTGAGCGGATTTCAGAACCCGCCTATCATGCGGAAGACCAAACGCTGTCCTGGCGCTTCCGGGTCACTTGCGGAAAAGGGACCTATGTGCGGACTTTGGCCGTCGATCTGGGCGCATCCTTGGGTTATCCGGCATACATGTCAAGCCTGACGCGCACGATGAGCGGATCCTTCACGAAGGAGGATTGCCTGACCCTGCAGCAAGTGGCAGAAGCAATGGCGAGCAACGAGATTGACGCGCACCTGAAGCCGATCGACTCGGTATTCGCAACGTATCATCAGATTGCGCTTGACGACGAGCTGTGGGATAAGGTGAAAAATGGGGCGGTTCTGCCGAAAGAGGGGCCATTCGAACAAGTGGATGCCCCGGTCTTGTTCACCTACCAGAGCAAAATAGTGGCGATGTACGAACCGCATCCGACCAAAGCGGCTTATATCAAACCCAGAAAAATGTTCCTATCATAATCAGCAAGGAGTTGCTAACGCAATGGAAATAATGCATATACACCATCCCTATGACCAAAAACAAATGCCTGAAGAGCAAATCGTGCTGGCATTGGGATACTTTGACGGCGTCCACAGAGGGCATCAAGAAGTGATCAAGAGGGCAAAGGAAGTTGCCGAACAGAAGAAGCTGAAACTTGCCGTCATGAGCTTCAATCATCACCCGAGCATCGTGTTCCAGAAGATGAACCCGGAAACGATGCAGTATTTGTCGACCGTCAACCGCAAAGCCGAAATACTGGAGAGCCTGGGCGTTGATTATTTCTTCGTCATCTCTTTCACATCTGCCTTTGCCTCATTAAGACCGCAGGAATTCGTCGACCAATACATTTGCGGCTTGCATGCTGCCGCAGTCGTCGCCGGTTTCGATTACACCTATGGCCCTAGAGAAATAGCGGATATGAAACAATTGGTGCATTATGCTAAAGGCTGCTTTGAAGTCATCGAAGTTGCCGAGCTGAAGAACGAAGCCGAAAAAATCAGTTCCACGCACATCCGGGAAGCGTTAGCCGAAGGAAACATGGAGAAGGCGAATGAATATTTAGGCTACATCTACCAGATTGAGGGCACGGTCATCCATGGCGATGCGAGGGGCAGGCTGCTGGGCTTCCCGACCGCAAATATCCAGACCGAGAAACACACACGCTTGCCAAGGAACGGCGTATACATCGTAAGCATCAGGGTGAACGGAACCTGGTATCGCGGCACGGCTTCGATCGGGCACAACATCACTTTTGAAGCTGGCCGCGACAAGACAGTTGAAGTTTATATACTGGACTTCGACAAAATGATCTACGGCGAGGAAGTGGCCGTAAGATGGCACCATTTTATCCGCAGCGAGATCAAATTTTCGGGCGTCGATCAGCTGATTGCGCAGCTGAAAAGCGATGAAGCGGATACGGTCGCCTATTTTCAGGAACACCCCTTGGATGAGGTGACTCTCTAAATGGCAGCCGCTTATTTGCACATCCCATTCTGCGAGCACATCTGCTTCTATTGCGATTTCAACAAAGTGTTCTTGGAAGGGCAACCGGTCGATGAATACGTGGATGCTTTGATCAAGGAAATGCAGTTGTCGAAGCAGCTGCACCCTGAAGAAGAGATAAGCACGTTCTACATCGGCGGCGGCACACCGACGACACTGAATGAGCGCCAGCTGGAGAGGCTGTTGAACGGCATCCGCAGCACCTATTCCTTGCCGAAAGGCGCCGAGTTCACGATGGAAGCCAATCCGGAAAGTGTTTCGTTCGAGAAGCTGAAGATCATGCGTGATTATGGGGTCAACCGTTTGAGCATGGGGGTCCAATCCTTCAATAACGACATCCTTAAAAAAATCGGCCGCATCCACACAGCCGAGCAAGTATACACTTCCGTGGCTCATGCCCGCAAAGCCGGATTCGAAAACATGACCATCGATCTCATTTTCCGCCTGCCGAACCAAACGATGGCCGATTTTGAAGACAGCCTGAAAAAAGCACTGGAATTGGATTTGCCGCATTACTCGATCTATGCGCTGATCCTTGAGAACAAGACGGTATTCTATAACTTGATGCGTCAAGGGAAACTGCCGTTGCCTTCTGAAGATACAGAGGCCGATATGTACGCCTTGGCTATCGAGACGATGTCAAGGAACGGCAGGAACCAATACGAAATCTCCAACTTTGCGCTGCCGGGCTATGAATCCCAGCACAATCTCACCTACTGGAAAAATGAGTCCTATTTCGGTTTCGGGGCTGGAGCGCACGGCTATATCGATGGGATCCGCTACCACAATCATGGACCGATCCAGCAATATCTGGCGCCCTTGCGCGACAATAGCCTGCCGATCATCCGTCAGCAGCAGCTGTCGAAAAATGAACAGATGGAAGAAGAGATGATTCTGGGGTTGCGCACGATGGCAGGCGTCAGCCAAAAACATTTTGCCGATAAATTCCAGACTGCGTTGTTGGACCAGTATGCTGCCGTCGTTTCGGACTTGGTTGCGGAAGGCCTGCTCGTGATCGATGGCGACAGGATCCGTTTGACCCAGAGAGGTGTTTTCCTCGGCAACGAAGTATTCCGTTCTTTCCTGATGTGAATCCGTTCGTTGCCTGTGGGGTGCCGATAATGTTATGAAAAATGATTGTATTCCGTTGACAAAGCCTGTTACCCGTGATAAATTTATTTATGGTTAGCACTCATTGTGGTCAAGTGCTAAAGTGAGGTGAAAATCTTGTTAACAGAAAGACAGTTGCTAATTTTGGATTTAATTGTCAGGCATTACATCGAATTCGAGGAGCCGATCGGTTCGAAGACGCTCCTCAAGGAATCTTCTTTACCTTTAAGTTCCGCAACGATCCGCAACGAAATGATGCGGATTGAAGAACTGGGCTTCCTGGAAAAGATGCATTCTTCATCCGGCAGGATACCTTCCATCCAAGGCTACCGTTACTATGTCGATCAACTTTTAGGCAAAGAAAGCGAGGAAGTCGCTGACGAGGTCAAACAGACGATCAAACATGGTTTTCAGAATCCTTACCGTGAAGTGCAGCAGGTCGTCGAAAAGTCAGCTGAAATGCTGTCCTTCTTGACGAATTACACTGCTTTGGCGATCGGACCTGAAACAAAGGACAGCCGTTTGACGGGCTTCCGACTGGTCGCTCTCAATGAAGGCCATGTGATGGCGATATTGGTGACGGATAAAGGCCATGTGGAAAATCAGATTTTTTCTGTTTCGCCAGGCTTCTCAGCCACTGAGATAGAAAAAATCGTCAACATCTTCAATCAGGAACTGGTCGGCCGCACGCTGCAGGAAGTATTCGTCAAACTGCAAACGGACATTCCGGTGATTATCCGGAAGTACGTCGATGCAAAAATCGATTTCACAGCGATCTTCAATGACATCGTGGCGAAGTTGGAGCATGACCGCTTCCATGTTGGCGGCAGCATGAACCTTCTGAACCATTTGGATGCAACGATGGACAAGAATAAAGTCAAAGCCATTTTAAGCATGCTGAACGGGTCTCCGGACATCCATGCGCTTTTTTCAAACCCCAACGATGGCGTCGGCGTCAAGATCGGAACGGAATTGAACAACGAGCTGCTGCATAATTTTAGCCTGATCACGGCTACCTATGACACGGCCGGCAACGGTAAAGGCCTGATCGCATTACTGGGGCCAACCAATATGCCTTACCAAAAAATGATCAGCATCATGAAATTTATGCGCTATGAACTTTCTGATAGCTTGAATGATCTGAACAAATAAGCACGACAAAGGAGATTTTGAAGTGGACAATAACGAAGAATTAGTGGACCAACAGCAAGCGACCGTTGAGACAACGGTGGAAGAGGGCCAAGAAACAGTTACGGAAGCAAGCGAGGTTGAAACTTTGCAGGCAACCTTGTCCGAAACGGAAGACCGCTTATTGCGTCTGCAGGCAGAACTTGCCAATATCCAAAAGCGCAACGCGAAAGAAAGACAGGATGCGGCGAAATACCGTTCCCAATCATTGGCGCAGGAACTGTTGCCGGTGATGGACAGTCTGGAGCGTGCATTAGCGATTGAGGTGGAAGATGAAAAATCTCTGAACCTGAAAAAAGGGTTGGAAATGGTCATGAACCTGTTCACGGAGGCTTTCGCGAAAGAAGGAATTACTTCGATCGATCCGATCGATCAGCCTTTCGATCCGAATTTCCATCAATCCATCCAAGTGCTGCCGGCTGGTGAAGGGCAAGCGCCTGATACGGTCGTAGCGGTAGTTCAAAAAGGATATGCATTGAAAGAACGTGTATTAAGACCAGCAATGGTCGTTGTGTCACAATAATTTTATTGATAACCATAAAAATTTCATATAGAGGGGAATAACATCATGAGCAAAATTATCGGTATTGACTTAGGAACAACAAACTCAGCTGTAGCAGTATTAGAAGGCGGAGAAGCTAAAATCATTCCAAATCCAGAGGGAAATCGTACGACACCATCTGTCGTTTCCTTCAAGAATGGCGAAATCCAAGTAGGCGAGGTTGCAAAACGCCAAGCAGTGACCAACCCGAACACAATCAGCTCCATCAAACGCCACATGGGTGTTGCCGGCTACAAAGTGGAAGTGGAAGGCAAGAGCTACACACCACAAGAAGTTTCAGCGATGATCCTTCAATATCTGAAAGGCTACGCAGAAGACTACTTAGGTGAAAAAGTTGATAAAGCCGTCATTACAGTTCCAGCTTACTTCAACGACGCACAGCGTCAAGCGACTAAAGATGCCGGGAAAATCGCCGGTCTGGAAGTAGAGCGTATCGTCAACGAGCCGACTGCTGCAGCTTTGGCATACGGTTTGGACAAAACCGATAAAGACGAAAAAATCCTTGTATTCGACTTGGGCGGCGGTACATTCGACGTTTCCATCCTTGAATTGGGAGATGGCGTATTCGATGTATTGAGTACAGCCGGCGACAACAAATTGGGTGGGGATGACTTCGACAACAAAATCATCGACTACTTGGTTGCGGAATTCAAGAAAGAAAACGGAATCGACCTTTCAAACGACAAGATGGCGAAACAACGTCTGAAAGACGCTGCTGAAAAAGCCAAAAAAGATCTATCAGGCGTAACATCAACGCAAATCAGCTTGCCGTTCATCACTGCCGGCGATGCAGGTCCGTTGCACTTGGAATTGACGCTTACCCGCGCTAAATTCGATGAAATCACTTATGACTTGGTTGAACGCACAAAAGGGCCTGTACGCCAAGCACTGAAGGATGCTGGTTTATCCACTTCCGAAATCGATGAAATCATCTTGGTCGGTGGCTCAACACGTATCCCTGCAGT is a window from the uncultured Trichococcus sp. genome containing:
- a CDS encoding DegV family protein, which gives rise to MPNFKIVTDSTTELSAEEIDRYGITVIPLSSMIDNVLYYDGITITKPEFLEKMMNSKELPKSSQPAMGTFLDKYNELTADGSEVLSIHVTETLSGTVNSAHQAAKLAHGKVTVIDSKFCARATAFQVLEAAKCAEEGLSVAAALPRVTAVKDRTLLYICVVNLENMVKGGRIGKTMGRITTLLNIKANLKMIDGALTTDIKGRGTKAIVKRYEEIIAELKEKYLDVEAIGITHDGLSEYSNQIIGMLKSAFPNARMYTSYASASVMTHAGPEAVSFQFLMKNK
- the truB gene encoding tRNA pseudouridine(55) synthase TruB translates to MDGILPLWKERGMTSHDCVFKLRKILKTKKVGHTGTLDPEVDGVLPICIGKATKVVEFLTDTDKAYEGEITIGVATTTEDSQGETIAKTPVAQDLPLAEIDAAMEAMVGESIQVPPMYSAVKVNGKRLYEYARKGLTVERPKRSIQVMSFERISEPAYHAEDQTLSWRFRVTCGKGTYVRTLAVDLGASLGYPAYMSSLTRTMSGSFTKEDCLTLQQVAEAMASNEIDAHLKPIDSVFATYHQIALDDELWDKVKNGAVLPKEGPFEQVDAPVLFTYQSKIVAMYEPHPTKAAYIKPRKMFLS
- the ribF gene encoding riboflavin biosynthesis protein RibF; amino-acid sequence: MEIMHIHHPYDQKQMPEEQIVLALGYFDGVHRGHQEVIKRAKEVAEQKKLKLAVMSFNHHPSIVFQKMNPETMQYLSTVNRKAEILESLGVDYFFVISFTSAFASLRPQEFVDQYICGLHAAAVVAGFDYTYGPREIADMKQLVHYAKGCFEVIEVAELKNEAEKISSTHIREALAEGNMEKANEYLGYIYQIEGTVIHGDARGRLLGFPTANIQTEKHTRLPRNGVYIVSIRVNGTWYRGTASIGHNITFEAGRDKTVEVYILDFDKMIYGEEVAVRWHHFIRSEIKFSGVDQLIAQLKSDEADTVAYFQEHPLDEVTL
- the hemW gene encoding radical SAM family heme chaperone HemW, which codes for MAAAYLHIPFCEHICFYCDFNKVFLEGQPVDEYVDALIKEMQLSKQLHPEEEISTFYIGGGTPTTLNERQLERLLNGIRSTYSLPKGAEFTMEANPESVSFEKLKIMRDYGVNRLSMGVQSFNNDILKKIGRIHTAEQVYTSVAHARKAGFENMTIDLIFRLPNQTMADFEDSLKKALELDLPHYSIYALILENKTVFYNLMRQGKLPLPSEDTEADMYALAIETMSRNGRNQYEISNFALPGYESQHNLTYWKNESYFGFGAGAHGYIDGIRYHNHGPIQQYLAPLRDNSLPIIRQQQLSKNEQMEEEMILGLRTMAGVSQKHFADKFQTALLDQYAAVVSDLVAEGLLVIDGDRIRLTQRGVFLGNEVFRSFLM
- the hrcA gene encoding heat-inducible transcriptional repressor HrcA — translated: MLTERQLLILDLIVRHYIEFEEPIGSKTLLKESSLPLSSATIRNEMMRIEELGFLEKMHSSSGRIPSIQGYRYYVDQLLGKESEEVADEVKQTIKHGFQNPYREVQQVVEKSAEMLSFLTNYTALAIGPETKDSRLTGFRLVALNEGHVMAILVTDKGHVENQIFSVSPGFSATEIEKIVNIFNQELVGRTLQEVFVKLQTDIPVIIRKYVDAKIDFTAIFNDIVAKLEHDRFHVGGSMNLLNHLDATMDKNKVKAILSMLNGSPDIHALFSNPNDGVGVKIGTELNNELLHNFSLITATYDTAGNGKGLIALLGPTNMPYQKMISIMKFMRYELSDSLNDLNK
- the grpE gene encoding nucleotide exchange factor GrpE encodes the protein MDNNEELVDQQQATVETTVEEGQETVTEASEVETLQATLSETEDRLLRLQAELANIQKRNAKERQDAAKYRSQSLAQELLPVMDSLERALAIEVEDEKSLNLKKGLEMVMNLFTEAFAKEGITSIDPIDQPFDPNFHQSIQVLPAGEGQAPDTVVAVVQKGYALKERVLRPAMVVVSQ